The Flavobacterium sp. 102 genomic interval AAAACAATGGACATTTTAATACCAGTATAGCCTTGTCAAAGTTAGCGGTGATTGATATGCATTTTAACCGTTTAGACGAAGCAGAACAAAAACTCTTAAAGGCAAAATTATTGTCACCAAGTCCGGTGACGACATCTTATTCGTTGGTAAATTTGGGTAAAGTATATTTTAAAAAGAAAAACTATGAGGAAGCCCAAAAAAACCTTACAGAAGGATTAAAGTTAAGCAAATTTCTTAGAAATATTGATTTGCAACAGCAATCATACGAATTACTATACCAAATTAATAAGCTAAAAGGCAATTACAAAGAGTCGACAGCAATGCTCGAGTTATTCATTAAAATGTCGGACTCAACCAAAGAAGAAGGTGTTAAGAATGAGTTGAAGCAACAACAAATGAAACATGAGTATCAAAAGAAAGAGTTCCTTTATAAAATCGCTACAGAAAGAAAAAACGCCGTTAAAAACAATTGGCTCATAGGACTTGCAGCCGTTCTTTTAATACTACTTATAGCCTCTTATTTTTTATACCGAAACTACAAACAAAAGCAAGCCATTGCCCATTTTGAAAAGAACGAACTCAACCGGAAATTGTTGTTAAGTCAGATGAATCCCCATTTTATTTTTAATTCCATAGATAATATTCAGAGTCTGATTTACAACAAACAAGACGCAGCAGCCGTCAATTATTTAACCAAATTCTCCAAATTAACCCGACAGATTCTTGAAAATTCTAACGAAAGTTACATCACTTTAAGTGAAGAATTGGCTATGATTGACAACTATTTGGTGATTCAGCAACTGTTGTACAATAACAAATTCGATTTCCATATTAACGTTGATGATTCTATTGATACTGAGAACATTTTATTACCGCCGATGTTGACACAACCCTTCATAGAAAATGCCATCAAACACGGCTTAAAAAACACGACTGAGAAAGGTCAAATCAATATCAATTTTGAGTTTGCTAACGAAAAACTGTTTTTTGAGATACTCGATAATGGTGTCGGTTTTACAGCGAATGAAACCGTCAATAAAAAGTCATTGGCCATGAAAATCACCAAAGAACGACTCGTCAATATCTCTAAGAAAAGCAATTTTGAAGTCCAAATAGAAAACAGCGTCGACGACCAAAAAAGAGTTGTCGGTGCCAAAGTATTTTTTGAGATTCCTTATATTTACGATAATTAAATCCGCCTATGTTACGAGCTGTTGTTATTGATGATATTGATTCGATCCGAATAAAAAATATCGATATTATTAAATCGAATTGTCCCAATATTGCAATAATTGGTCAGGCGAATAGTGTAGAAAGCGGCGTGAGTTTGATAAAACAAATTGTTCCGGATATTGTTTTTCTTGACGTAGAAATGCCAGACGGAACCGGTTTTGATTTACTTCAAAAGCTAAAACCAATCAATTTTAAAGTCATTTTTATTACCGGTTATGAAGATTTTGCCATCAGGGCTTTTCGTTTTAGCGCCATTGATTATTTGCTAAAACCTTTGGATCCCAATGATTTAATTGAAGCGGTAAACAAAGCCGAAGAATCACTTAGCAAAGACGTATTGGAACTCAAATTAAACACTTTATTCTCCAATTTAGAACGTCCAAAAAACCTGCAAAAATTGGTTTTAAAAACCGCAGAGAAGATCTATTCGGTCAATATCCAAGACATCGTGAATTGTGAATCGGATAAAAATTACACCACTTTTTACTTTATCAATGCTCCAAAATTGGTCGTTTCTACCACTTTAAAAGAATACGAAACGCTACTCAAACCGTTTCATTTTTTCAGAGCGCATCAGTCGCATTTAATCAACATGCTTTATTTTGATCACTTCATCAAAACTGATGGTGGCAATACCATTGTGATGAAAAACAAAAACAAAATTCCACTCGCCATCCGTAAAAAAGAAGAATTTTTGGCACTGATTGACACCCTTTAGTCTTATCGCTTAAAACGAATTTCACCACATAGTCTGCAAACTTTCACGTACGACTACCGAATGTTCATTTGCCAAATTTGAGGATTTTTTAAGTTTTACTTTTGATTTGTAAATCGTAAAGAATTAATAACCAACTAAATTAGAAACAAATGAAAAAGATAGTTTTACTACTCGCAATTTTAATCGGTCATTCTGTAAGTGCTCAAATAAAAGTAAAAGTAAACGATAAA includes:
- a CDS encoding histidine kinase produces the protein MPKIKLIGKLLFAFTFLGLTNVNAQYDVDSLKTIIANPKLHDTTKLATLSIVINNTIEDKELKQYIDLLGEISKKNLQKKIKDEDLHRKYTSYLASYYHSLSARYELDKEQQLKYINQSIQLYNSIKMYDEASYALVSKGVLLDRRNESLKAIDCYYKALKYFEFQKDKSYEGISYVYSKLGYTFGKIKNNPMSIKYFKKAIYFIDKIATDNHIQYQEQKSLLYINIGSVYLEMKDYKNAGANFDLGIELSKKNNGHFNTSIALSKLAVIDMHFNRLDEAEQKLLKAKLLSPSPVTTSYSLVNLGKVYFKKKNYEEAQKNLTEGLKLSKFLRNIDLQQQSYELLYQINKLKGNYKESTAMLELFIKMSDSTKEEGVKNELKQQQMKHEYQKKEFLYKIATERKNAVKNNWLIGLAAVLLILLIASYFLYRNYKQKQAIAHFEKNELNRKLLLSQMNPHFIFNSIDNIQSLIYNKQDAAAVNYLTKFSKLTRQILENSNESYITLSEELAMIDNYLVIQQLLYNNKFDFHINVDDSIDTENILLPPMLTQPFIENAIKHGLKNTTEKGQININFEFANEKLFFEILDNGVGFTANETVNKKSLAMKITKERLVNISKKSNFEVQIENSVDDQKRVVGAKVFFEIPYIYDN
- a CDS encoding LytTR family DNA-binding domain-containing protein, with the protein product MLRAVVIDDIDSIRIKNIDIIKSNCPNIAIIGQANSVESGVSLIKQIVPDIVFLDVEMPDGTGFDLLQKLKPINFKVIFITGYEDFAIRAFRFSAIDYLLKPLDPNDLIEAVNKAEESLSKDVLELKLNTLFSNLERPKNLQKLVLKTAEKIYSVNIQDIVNCESDKNYTTFYFINAPKLVVSTTLKEYETLLKPFHFFRAHQSHLINMLYFDHFIKTDGGNTIVMKNKNKIPLAIRKKEEFLALIDTL